The window ACGCCCGCCATGAATTTTGCAGAATATTTTGAGCGTGATCCCGCGATCTGCGGCGGAGAACCGGTCCTCAAAGGGACGTGCGTCACCTTACGGACCGTCTTGGCCAGCCTCGCGGAGGGTAGCTCTTTCGAACAGATCCTGGAGGACTATCCCTCCCTTACCCCAGATCAACTGCGGGCAGCGGTGGCTTTTGCGGCGGCCTCCGCCAAAAAAGACTTGCCGGCCCAAGTGACGCCAGCCCTCGGGTGAAGATGAAACTCGACGAGAATATCCCCGTCTCTCTGGTGCGGGTTCTCGCGGGGCTCGGGCACGATGTACAGACCGTCCACGCGGAAGGCTTGGTGGGGCGAAAGGACCAGGAGATTTGGAGCCGCTGCCAGGCCGAAGGCCGACTGCTCATCACGCAGGATTTGGATTTCTCTGACGCGCGGCGGTTCCAGCCCGGGACCCACGCCGGGCTCGTGCTGGTTCGCTTGCAGCAGCCGGGGCGAAGCGGGTTGATAAATGTCCTATCCTGGGTTTTCCGAGCCTATGACGTGGAGGGCTGGAGAGGCTGCTTTGTGATCGTATCTGACACGAAGGTTCGGGTGCGGCGGAGTTGAGGGGTCCCGGCGGCCAGCGGCAAAGGCAACGAGACCTGGACCTGCGTCAAGATCCTAAGGCGGTCGACAAACGCTTGGGGTCCTGATTATTTTTTGGGCTCGGAAGGCAGCCGGTAACGCGGCTCGCCGCATTACCGCCGGGTCGATGGGGTGAAAAACCGTGCTTGCGTGATCTGCACATCATCATCAAAGACATCCCGGGATAATTGGCCCGAGGGACGATTACGGAAGCGATCGTTGTCGATTTTCCCGAATTGACCAAGCAAGGCGCGCTGGT of the Verrucomicrobiota bacterium genome contains:
- a CDS encoding DUF433 domain-containing protein; this encodes MNFAEYFERDPAICGGEPVLKGTCVTLRTVLASLAEGSSFEQILEDYPSLTPDQLRAAVAFAAASAKKDLPAQVTPALG
- a CDS encoding DUF5615 family PIN-like protein, translating into MKLDENIPVSLVRVLAGLGHDVQTVHAEGLVGRKDQEIWSRCQAEGRLLITQDLDFSDARRFQPGTHAGLVLVRLQQPGRSGLINVLSWVFRAYDVEGWRGCFVIVSDTKVRVRRS